The nucleotide sequence AAATTCTTGAACTCCTTTAACATGATTGAATGTTTTTAATGGTTATATATTAGTGTTTTACAGTATGCAAATTAACAAAAAAAGAACCACTTGTAAATTCTGAAGGCTAATTTTTAATTTTTCTTTCCACACGCTGCGAAATGCCCGTAAGTATTTCATAGGAAATTGTCTTGGCCCCCATGGCAAATTCCTCTGCCGTAGGCCGTTCCCCAAATACCACCACCTCATCACCTTCTTGGCAATCGATTCCACTTACATCTACCATAATCATATCCATACAGACATTGCCGATAATGGGAGCTTTATGCCCATTGATCGTTACATAGGCCTTTCCATTGCCATATTGCCTTCCTATACCATCGGCATGCCCAATGGGCAAAGTGGCCGTAACCACGTTCTCATCAGCCTTATACGCCCTATTGTAACCGATACTTTGACCCTTTTCAATCGTATGGATTTGCGAAATAACCGTCTTTAGCGTAGCTACGGGCTTAAGTTGCCTGTCTATACTGGCCTCGTTCCCGAAACCGTAAAGTCCGATTCCACTACGGACCATGTCATACTGTGCCCTATCATAATTGATTATGCCGGAAGTATTCAACAAATGCAGTACAGGCCTTCTTTTCAACCTCGGTAAAAGTGCATGGGCAATACGCTCAAACGAAGCGATCTGCTGTTCGGTAAACTCCCGCTCGTTCAAATCTTCGGAGGCCGCTAAATGCGATAATACCGAAACTACCTCTACCTCATCTCGCCCCTCCAAGACATGGGCCAATTCATCGACCTGGGCTTCGGAAAAGCCCAATCTGTTCAGTCCTGTATTGAATTTTACATGTATGGGATACCGCTTTAACCCTTGTTTTTGGGCAAACTGTAGAAAATCGGCCAGTATTTTTACCGAATAGATGTTGGGCTCAAGCTCATAGGCCAAGAGTCTATCAAAACTCACCGGTAATGGGTGTAGCACCAATATCGGAAGCCGTATGCCCGCCTCCCTTAAAACGATTCCCTCCTTTACATAGGCCACCGCAAGATAATCGGCACCCAGACTTTCAAGTTTTTTGGCGATGGCCACCGAATCGCTTCCGTAGGCAAAGGCTTTTACAACGCCTAAAAATTTGGTCGTATCCTTCAATCGCGACCTTAAAAACCTATAATTGTGTTCTAGCGCCGAAAGATCGATCTCCAACACCGTTTCACCCATTTTTGTCATCTGCATCTTTGTTGCTTGAAGACACTTCTTCGCTATCTACGTTAAGGTGCTTTACCTTTTCCTTCAACCTTGCCTTGTAGTATGCCGCCCTGCTTAGGGGTTCATATTCTTCGGTTTCGCCCAGAAGTACCAGATTATCGTTACTTGATTTTCGATAACTGTAATTTGCCAAATTTCCGGTTCGGGTGCATATGGCGTGCACCTTGGTCACATATTCTGCCGTGGCCATAAGGGCGGGCATAGGTC is from Zobellia galactanivorans and encodes:
- the alr gene encoding alanine racemase; this encodes MTKMGETVLEIDLSALEHNYRFLRSRLKDTTKFLGVVKAFAYGSDSVAIAKKLESLGADYLAVAYVKEGIVLREAGIRLPILVLHPLPVSFDRLLAYELEPNIYSVKILADFLQFAQKQGLKRYPIHVKFNTGLNRLGFSEAQVDELAHVLEGRDEVEVVSVLSHLAASEDLNEREFTEQQIASFERIAHALLPRLKRRPVLHLLNTSGIINYDRAQYDMVRSGIGLYGFGNEASIDRQLKPVATLKTVISQIHTIEKGQSIGYNRAYKADENVVTATLPIGHADGIGRQYGNGKAYVTINGHKAPIIGNVCMDMIMVDVSGIDCQEGDEVVVFGERPTAEEFAMGAKTISYEILTGISQRVERKIKN